Within Paenibacillus sp. RUD330, the genomic segment CGTCCTCCATACTTTTCCGGATCCTTGCATAAGAAAATAGTAGATGCCGAGAACGGCGCCAGCCGCTACGAAATTGACCGCGTAAAACGTTCCCACATGACGGGCAAAGCTGCGGGTATCGGCATAACCGAAGGCGACCGCGATTATAATCAGCGATATAGCCGCCTTGACGATGACGGTAAACAGCATGGAGAGCGGCGGGAACAGCATCAAGGTCACATAGATCCCGCCGATGGCGGCAGCGGTCAATACCCGCCATGGCTTGGCCTTGACTCCGCGCACCCAGGCAGTGAGCAGCAGCATGGAGCCGTCCACCATCAGCTCCTTGAGAAACAGCACATCGACGTATACGGCCAGCTGAAGCCACCCTCCTGTCCACCCTTCGGCACCGTCCGGCTCTGCCGGCAGAGCAGGCCGGGGAACGATAGAAACAAGTATAGTGCAGCGCCAAGCACAATGTCTGTCTAAACCTGGCGCGCCGCCGCAACTAATTTTGTCGGAAGCTGAGAGGCGCGGCGGAGCTGATTCTTCCCTTTTCGACCTCGGCAAAATGAAGCTCAACAAGGCTAAGACGAGGACGCCTGCGGGATTTCAGGCATAGAAAAAGACCGCATCTTCCGTCGGAAGATGCGGTCTCGATAAGAGTGCGGATCAGCGGTCGCCGCGCGGGCGGTTGTTGCGCAGGAAAGCGGGAATCTCCAGCTGGTCGCTCGGCGTATTGGTGAACGGCTTGGCGCTCGGCTGAGGAGCGCGCTGCTCTTGAGGCTCTGGAGCGGCGCCATGGCTTTGGGTCTGCGGGCGGCGGGCCGGCTGAACAGGCGCCGCCTTGTGCTCGAAGCCTGTCGCGATGACGGTGACCTTGATCTCGTCCTTGAAATCCTCGTCGATGATCGCGCCGAAGATCATGTTGACCTCCGGATCGGAAGCCTCGATGACGATCTCGGCCGCTTCGTTCACCTCGTACAGCGACAGGTTCATGCCGCCGGTGATGTTCATGATGACGCCTCGGGCGCCGTCGATCGACGTCTCGAGCAGCGGGCTCTGGATCGCCTTGCGGGCCGCCTCTGCCGCGCGGTTCTCGCCGGTCGCGATGCCGATGCCCATGAGGGCGGAGCCGCGCTCGGTCATGATCGTCTTCACGTCCGCGAAGTCGAGGTTGATGAGGCCCGGGACGGCGATCAGGTCGGAGATGCCTTGAACGGCCTGTCGAAGCACATTGTCGGCTTCGCGGAACGCCTCGAGCATCGGCGTTTTCTTGTCGACGATCTCAAGCAGGCGGTCGTTCGGGATGATGATCAGCGTATCGACCTTTTCCTTCAGCGCCTCGATGCCGTTCTCCGCCTGGTTCGAGCGCTTGCGGCCCTCGAAGGTGAACGGACGGGTCACGACGCCGACCGTCAGCGCACCGCATTCGCGGGCGATTTCGGCGATGACGGGAGCGGCGCCGGTACCGGTGCCGCCGCCCATGCCGGCGGTCACGAACACCATGTCCGCGCCCTTGAGCGTGGCGGCGACGAGATCGCGGGATTCCTCGGCCGCTTTTTTGCCGACCTCGGGATTCGCGCCGGCTCCGAGGCCGCGCGTAAGCTTGTCGCCGATCTGGAGCTTATGCTCCGCTTTGGCGAGATGGAGCGCCTGGGCATCGGTGTTCACCGTAATGAACTCCACGCCCTTCACTCCGTTGTCGATCATCCGGTTCACCGCATTGCTGCCGCCGCCCCCGACACCGATGACTTTAATTTGTGCCAGCTGTTCCAAGTCAATATCGAACTCCAACATTCTATTTCCCCCGATCAGATGAATTCGCTGAACATGTTCTTGATTCGTTCAATCATGCCGGGTTTAGCGGGGGCTGCGGTTCCCGTCTTGCGGCTTGCCTGCTTCTTGACCGCTCCCGAATTGCGAATCGTCATATGCTTGCTCACATATTGGATCATTCCGACTCCGCTGCCGAAGGCAGGGTCGCGTACGCCGATGAAATCAGGGACGGCGATGCGGACGGAAGATTCCAGCTCCTGCTGCGCCACGGTCAGCGTGCCCGGCAAGTTCACCGTGCCTCCGGTGAGCACGTAGCCCTGGATTTTTTGGGCATAGCCCAGACGGCGGACTTCCTGCCGGATCATGTAGAAGATCTCGGCCATGCGCGGCTCGATGATGTTCGCCAGATCGACCTGGGAAAATTCCTTCTCGACGTTGGAGCCGAGCCGCGTCACCTTGAAGCGCTGGTCCTCCGCGGCGTCGTACACGGACGCGCAGCCGTACTTGAGCTTGATCTTCTCCGCTTGGTCCGTCTGCGTGCGCAGGCCGTAGGAAATGTCGTTGGTGACGAATTCCCCTCCGACCGGCAGCGTCGACGTGGCGGCCAGGCCGCCCTGATCAAAGATGGACAGGGTCGTGGATCCGGCTCCGATGTCGACGATGGCCGTACCCATCGACTTCTCGTCCTTGCTGAGGGACATCATGCCGGAAGCCAGCGACATCAGGATGATGCCGGAGATGTGCAGCCCTGCCTTCTCCACGCAGCGGATCAGATTATGTATGGCCGTCTTCGCTCCGGTCACGATGGTGGATTCCACTTCGAGACGGACGCCGATCATGCCGCGCGGATCCGAAATGCCTTCAAGCCCGTCGACCAGATACTGCTTCGGCACGAGATTGATGATTTCGCGTTCCGGGGGCAGCGCCACGACCTTGGCCGCCTGCAGCACGCGCTCGATGTCTTCCTCGCCGATCTCGCGATCCTCGTTGGAGACAGCCACGACGCCGTGATTGCTCTGCAGAGCGATATGGTTCCCTTGAATGCCTACGTACACTTCCGAAATCTGAATGTCGACCATTCTCTCCGCATGCTCGACCGCGTTGCGGATCGACTTGACGGTCTGGTCGATGTCTACGATGGCTCCTTTGCGGATGCCTTCCGAGTCGGACGATCCAACTCCAATTATATTAATGGCTCCGCCTGTCACTTCGCCAATAATAACTCGAACCTTGGATGTACCGATGTCCAAACTGACAATGATGTCGTTATTGCCCAATTCCGCGGCACCTCCGTTTCGGGTCGCATTTATCGGTATTCCTTTTTAATCTGATCCTACATATTCAACACAGTTAATATTTTCCCTCTTTTTTCTACATTTTTTTCGCCTGCCAATTCCACCCAGCAAAGAAAAAAAATGAAGAAAAGGCTGCCGTCCCGGCACTCTCGCCGCCAGCCGGAAGCGAGTCCGAAGCCGCTGCGGAGATGGCCGGAAGAGGGACTGTAGGCATGATCATCTAGGAAAAATGCCATATCTTAAATTCTACCATTCTTTAGGACGAAATAAAAGAGCGGGAGCCAAGCGGCTTTGCTTCAGGGTCCGGCCTCCCCCGAGCTGCCCGCGGCTTGCACGAACGGCGAATAGGTATCCGCAAGCAGCAGCGTGACCCGGCCGGGATCCCGCTCCTCGACGACCGAATTCAGCGTGTCGATCTTGTCCTTGAGCAGGGAGGCGGCCGTAATGACTTCGAACCCGTTGCGAGTGTAGATGCGGATCCGGTCCGGATAGGATTCGGTAGGAGAAGGCATGATCTCCGACAGATTGCCGAGCGCGGCAGGATCGATCAAGGCAAGCTGCTTGCACAGTTGGCCCTTCACGGAGTCGTCCTTCTTCCATCCCGAGAGGACCGGCTTGTCCACGACGGCTTTGGCCTGGTCGGCCTGGATGATCGAGCCGCTCGCCAATATGGCGCTCAGCTGGCCGTTCGCAGCGAGCTCGAACGCCACCGGCGGATATTCCTCGACCGTGATCCTGATCTGTCCGGGAAAGGTTTTGGCCACCTTGACTTCCTTGACCGAGCCGAGCTTCCGGATCCGGTGCTCCACGCTGGAGGAGAGAGTGCCGAAGAAGGCGTCTCCAGCTCGGACGCTTGCCGCCTCGCGGATTCGCGCTTCCGTCGTGAACTGCTCGCCTTCGACCGTCACGACGCTGACCTTGCTGATCGAGGAATTAAAGAATAGGATCGATAATAAAATAAGGAATAGAAGCACCAGGATGAAGACGAGCTTCCGGTTGCCCTTCCGCTTCGGCGGCGGCTCCTTCAAGATCGGGATCAATTCAGCCAAGCTTGTCCCTCCTTCAGCCGCGAAACGGTCTCCGCCCGCGCGGAGAGCCGTTTTGCGGCAGCACATTTCGTTCTATTAATCCATGGTCCATGGGCAGAAGCTCCACACGGGAAATCATGGTGAGGCTCAGCCCGGAACGGCTCCGTTGTCGGGCACCGGCGCGCTGCGGACAATCCGTGCTCCAAGCCGCGCAAGCATCGATTCGATGCTGTCGTAGCCGCGGTCGATATGATGTACCTGCTCGACGACTGTGCGCCCGTTGGCCGCGAGTCCGGCGATGACGAGAGCGGCGCCGGCCCGCAGGTCCGTCGCTTCGACCGTTGCGCCGTACAGCCTGGATACGCCCCGGATGACGGCCGCATTGAGATCGACGCGGATATCCGCCCCCATGCGGCTGAGCTCGTCGACATGCTTGAAGCGGCCCTCGAAAATCGTTTCCTTCATGATGCTCGTGCCGTCGGCCAGAGCAAGCAGCACCATCACCTGCGACTGGAGATCCGTCGGAAAGGCCGGATAGGGAGAAGTGACGATCCGCTCGACCGCCTTCGGCCTCGCCGACGTTCCGACGGTGATGGCGTCCCCCTCGATGCCGATGCCGACTCCGGCGCGGCGGAGCACATGGATCAGCGAAGACAGATGCGCCGGCCTCGTGTTCGTCAGCGTAACCTTTCCTTTGGTCGCAGCGGCAGCCACCATGACGGTGCCGGCTACGATCCGGTCCGGAATGACCCGGTAGCGGCATGGAGTGAGCGACTCGACTCCTTCGATCGTAATCGTATCCGTGCCCGCTCCGATGATGCGCGCGCCCATCGCGTTGAGGAAATGCTGGAGATCCTGGATTTCCGGCTCCCTGGCAGCTCCCGTGATCGTCGTTCTGCCTTCTGCGAGCGCAGCGGCCATCATGATGTTCTCCGTCGCGCCTACGCTGGGAAAGCTGAGATGGATATCCGCTCCGTGCAGCTTCTCCGCCCGGCAGGAAATCCGATCCCCATATTCCTCGATTTCGGCGCCAAGCGAACGCAGCCCTTCGAGATGAAGATCGATCTTCCGCTCTCCGATTGCGCAGCCGCCAGGCTGGTAGAGATGGACTTCCCCGAATCGGGCGAGCAGAGGTCCCATCAGGAAAATGGAGGAACGCATCTGGCCCATCAGCTTCTCGGGGATATGGGCCTGGTATGCCGTCGCCGTATTGATCGTGACGGTGTCGCCGACATGTTCCGCGCGGCAACCGAGCTCCTGCAAGATGTGCAGCATGACTTCTATATCGAGCAGCTGCGGCACCGAATCGATCACGACCGTGCCGCTGGCGAGCATGCTGCCTGCCAGAATCGGCAGAGCTGCGTTTTTCGCCCCTTGGATAGCAATGGTTCCTGAGAGAGGTTGCCCGCCTTCAATCACCAATTTGTCCAAACCTACACCTCCAAGTTACCGCTCACCCACCACCAATACTTCCGGCTTCAAGTCAATGCCGGTACGGTCCTTGACCGTGCCGCGAATATGGGCGATCAGGGTGAGGACGTCTTCAGCCGCCGCCTGGCCGGTGTTGACAATGAAATTGGCGTGCAAGGTCGACACCTGGGCTCCGCCTACCGAATAGCCTTTGAGCCCGGCTTCTTCGATCAGCTTCGCGGCATAGGTGCCCGGAGGATTGCGGAAGACGCTTCCGCAGCTCGGCTGATGCAGCGGCTGCGTGGCTCTGCGCCGATCCTTGTGGGCAGCCATCGCAGCCGTGATCTCGCCGGCCTCTCCGCTCTCCAGCTCGAAGAGAGCTTCCACGACGATGCCGCGGCTTGCTTCCTCCTGCAGTCTCGAATGGCGGTAGGAGAACTTCATCTCCTCCGGTCCCCACGTCGCCAATTCCCCTGTCTCCAGCACGATGTCGGCTGATTTGAATATACGCGACACATCGGATCCATGGGCTCCCGCATTCATATAGACGGCACCGCCTACCGTTCCTGGAATTCCCCCGGCGAATTCCAGTCCTGTCAGCCCTTTCCTGCCGGCCTTAACTGCAAGCGTGACGAACGGATACGCGGCTCCGGCACGCACGAGCGTGCCGTCGAATTCCGCGAAGTCCAGCGCAGACCCCGGCTTGATGACGACGCCGCGGATTCCTTTGTCCGAGACGAGCATGTTGGAACCCTTTCCAAGCGTCATCCAGGGCACTTCGTGCCTGCGCAGAATGCGAATCGTTCTTGCCAGCTCTTCCTTGCCGCTCGGGACAACCACGGCGTCGGCTGGCCCGCCGATTCTCCACGTCGTAAGCGTCGAGAGCGGGACCTGCCGGCTGATGTCGCCCACATGGGCTTCTTCCAGCTCCTGCATCCAAGCTTTCATGGTGTTCCTCCTTCATTCGCGGTGCTCAAGGCGGGGCAAGGCTGTCAGGCTGCAGCCCGAAGCCCTCGCGGGCTTCGGTGAATGCCCGCATTCCCTGTAGGAATGCGGTAACCGGCCGCCCTTAGGTGACGGACACGATTATGCTGATATCCTATGCCTACCCGGGCTCTATGGTGACAGGAGCCCGCCCGCCCGCTTCCCGCCTCTTATTTCTTCGCCAGCCTGCGCAGCTCCGCCGTGAGGATCGAAGCGGATCCCGGCATGCCGAGCTTCCGCGACGCTTCCTTCATGCGCTGCAGTACGGCGCTGTCCTGCAATATCGCTTCGATGCGGCTCCATAGGCCGTCACCGCTGAGTTCGCGCTCAAGCACCAGCTCGGCCGCCCCCGCGTCTGCGAGACTGCGGGCGTTGGCTTCCTGATGGTTATTCGTCACATTAGGCGACGGAATTAAGATGGACGGCAATCCGAGCGCCGTCAGCTCGGCCAGCGACGAAGCGCCGGCTCGCCCGACGACAAGCGTGGAAGCGGCCAGCACCTCGGGCATGTTATGGAGATATGGCAGGACATGCAGATGGTTGGTGATGCCTGGCGCCGCCTCCTTGATGGCCGCAGAGGTGCGTTCGTAATAGCTTTCTCCGGTGACGAAGACATAATGGACGGCTCTGGAGCGGGCCGCGGCCGGCGCCATGGCGACCATCGCATCGTTGATGGCCTGCGCCCCCCTGCTGCCGCCTACGACGAGCACGATGCGGCTCCCCTCGGCGATGCCGAGCGAAGCGTAGCCTTTGCTGCGGCTCGCCTTGACGACATGGGAAGCGCACGGGTTGCCGGCATAGACCGTGCGCTTCGCCTTGCCGAATGATGCGGTGGAAGCTTCGAAGCTCACCGCCACGCAATCGGCGTAACGGGACAAGAACTTGTTGGTCAGCCCGGGAATGGCATTCTGCTCATGGACGAGCGTCGGGATGCCGAGCCTCGCGGCTGCATACATGACGGGCCCGCATACATATCCGCCGGTCCCGACCACCGCATCGGGCTTGAAAGCCTTCAGCAGCTCCTTGGACCGGCTGACCCCCTTCATGAAGCGGATGACGGTCCTGACGTTCTCGACCGACAGCCTGCGCCTGAAGCCGGTGATTTCCACCGCTTCGAAGCGCACTCCCGCCTCCGGCACGATCCGGCTCTCGAGCCCGCGGCTCGTGCCGATATAGAGCAGCTCCGTCCGAGGCTCTTCCTGCTGCATCTGCTTGCCGATGGCCAGGGCGGGATAGATATGCCCCCCAGTTCCTCCTCCGGTCAGTACGATTCGCATGATGTTCACCTCGAGTAACGGGATATATTGAGCAATATTCCTAGTGCGGTCAAAAGCAGGGTCAAAGAAGATCCGCCGTAGCTGACGAGCGGAAGCGTGATGCCTGTGACCGGCATGAGGCCGATGACGACGCCGATGTTGATCAGCACCTGCACGGCGACGATGCCGGTGATGCCTGCCGCCAGCAGGCTGCCGAACGTATCCGGGGCGTAGATGGCTGCCCGCATCCCTCTCCAGACAAGGATCAGGAACAGGAAGATCAGGGCGCCTCCCCCGATGAAGCCGAGCTCCTCCGCCAGGATCGAGAAGATGAAGTCGGTCTGCGGCTCAGGCAGGTAGCTGTACTTCTGGCGGCTCATCCCGAGGCCGAGGCCGACAAGCCCGCCAGGGGCGATCGCATACAGCGATTGGATGATCTGGTAGCCGGCGCCGAGCGGATCCTGCCAGGGATCCAGGAACGACGTGATCCGCTTGAGCCGGTACGGCGCCGCCAGGATAAGGCCGACGAATCCCGCCGCTCCGATCATCGCAAGTCCGCCGAGATGCTTCAGCCGGGCTCCCGCCACGAACAGCACGAGCAGCGAGGCGCCCATCATGACGCTGCCCGTCCCGAGATCCGGCTGCAGCATGATCATGCCGAAGGCGGTTCCCATGAGCGCGAGCGGCGGCAGCAGTCCTTTGGCGAACAGCGTGATCCGCTGCTGGTTGTCCGACAGCAGCTTGGCGAGGAACAGAATCATGCCGAGCTTCATGAACTCCGACGGCTGGATGCCGAAGGAGCTGATGCCGAGCCAGCTGCGGGCGCCGCCGCGGACGACGCCGACGCCGGGAATCAGCACGAGGACCAGCAGCCCGAAGCAGATGAGCAGGACGGGCTTCGCGTATTTTTTCCAGACATGGTAGTCGGCGTTCATCGTGAAGATCATGGCTCCGATGCCGAGAACGGCAAAGATCGCCTGGCGCTTGACGAAATAGTAGGGAT encodes:
- the ftsZ gene encoding cell division protein FtsZ, which encodes MLEFDIDLEQLAQIKVIGVGGGGSNAVNRMIDNGVKGVEFITVNTDAQALHLAKAEHKLQIGDKLTRGLGAGANPEVGKKAAEESRDLVAATLKGADMVFVTAGMGGGTGTGAAPVIAEIARECGALTVGVVTRPFTFEGRKRSNQAENGIEALKEKVDTLIIIPNDRLLEIVDKKTPMLEAFREADNVLRQAVQGISDLIAVPGLINLDFADVKTIMTERGSALMGIGIATGENRAAEAARKAIQSPLLETSIDGARGVIMNITGGMNLSLYEVNEAAEIVIEASDPEVNMIFGAIIDEDFKDEIKVTVIATGFEHKAAPVQPARRPQTQSHGAAPEPQEQRAPQPSAKPFTNTPSDQLEIPAFLRNNRPRGDR
- the ftsA gene encoding cell division protein FtsA; the encoded protein is MGNNDIIVSLDIGTSKVRVIIGEVTGGAINIIGVGSSDSEGIRKGAIVDIDQTVKSIRNAVEHAERMVDIQISEVYVGIQGNHIALQSNHGVVAVSNEDREIGEEDIERVLQAAKVVALPPEREIINLVPKQYLVDGLEGISDPRGMIGVRLEVESTIVTGAKTAIHNLIRCVEKAGLHISGIILMSLASGMMSLSKDEKSMGTAIVDIGAGSTTLSIFDQGGLAATSTLPVGGEFVTNDISYGLRTQTDQAEKIKLKYGCASVYDAAEDQRFKVTRLGSNVEKEFSQVDLANIIEPRMAEIFYMIRQEVRRLGYAQKIQGYVLTGGTVNLPGTLTVAQQELESSVRIAVPDFIGVRDPAFGSGVGMIQYVSKHMTIRNSGAVKKQASRKTGTAAPAKPGMIERIKNMFSEFI
- a CDS encoding FtsQ-type POTRA domain-containing protein; the encoded protein is MAELIPILKEPPPKRKGNRKLVFILVLLFLILLSILFFNSSISKVSVVTVEGEQFTTEARIREAASVRAGDAFFGTLSSSVEHRIRKLGSVKEVKVAKTFPGQIRITVEEYPPVAFELAANGQLSAILASGSIIQADQAKAVVDKPVLSGWKKDDSVKGQLCKQLALIDPAALGNLSEIMPSPTESYPDRIRIYTRNGFEVITAASLLKDKIDTLNSVVEERDPGRVTLLLADTYSPFVQAAGSSGEAGP
- the murA gene encoding UDP-N-acetylglucosamine 1-carboxyvinyltransferase encodes the protein MDKLVIEGGQPLSGTIAIQGAKNAALPILAGSMLASGTVVIDSVPQLLDIEVMLHILQELGCRAEHVGDTVTINTATAYQAHIPEKLMGQMRSSIFLMGPLLARFGEVHLYQPGGCAIGERKIDLHLEGLRSLGAEIEEYGDRISCRAEKLHGADIHLSFPSVGATENIMMAAALAEGRTTITGAAREPEIQDLQHFLNAMGARIIGAGTDTITIEGVESLTPCRYRVIPDRIVAGTVMVAAAATKGKVTLTNTRPAHLSSLIHVLRRAGVGIGIEGDAITVGTSARPKAVERIVTSPYPAFPTDLQSQVMVLLALADGTSIMKETIFEGRFKHVDELSRMGADIRVDLNAAVIRGVSRLYGATVEATDLRAGAALVIAGLAANGRTVVEQVHHIDRGYDSIESMLARLGARIVRSAPVPDNGAVPG
- the murB gene encoding UDP-N-acetylmuramate dehydrogenase, whose amino-acid sequence is MKAWMQELEEAHVGDISRQVPLSTLTTWRIGGPADAVVVPSGKEELARTIRILRRHEVPWMTLGKGSNMLVSDKGIRGVVIKPGSALDFAEFDGTLVRAGAAYPFVTLAVKAGRKGLTGLEFAGGIPGTVGGAVYMNAGAHGSDVSRIFKSADIVLETGELATWGPEEMKFSYRHSRLQEEASRGIVVEALFELESGEAGEITAAMAAHKDRRRATQPLHQPSCGSVFRNPPGTYAAKLIEEAGLKGYSVGGAQVSTLHANFIVNTGQAAAEDVLTLIAHIRGTVKDRTGIDLKPEVLVVGER
- the murG gene encoding undecaprenyldiphospho-muramoylpentapeptide beta-N-acetylglucosaminyltransferase: MRIVLTGGGTGGHIYPALAIGKQMQQEEPRTELLYIGTSRGLESRIVPEAGVRFEAVEITGFRRRLSVENVRTVIRFMKGVSRSKELLKAFKPDAVVGTGGYVCGPVMYAAARLGIPTLVHEQNAIPGLTNKFLSRYADCVAVSFEASTASFGKAKRTVYAGNPCASHVVKASRSKGYASLGIAEGSRIVLVVGGSRGAQAINDAMVAMAPAAARSRAVHYVFVTGESYYERTSAAIKEAAPGITNHLHVLPYLHNMPEVLAASTLVVGRAGASSLAELTALGLPSILIPSPNVTNNHQEANARSLADAGAAELVLERELSGDGLWSRIEAILQDSAVLQRMKEASRKLGMPGSASILTAELRRLAKK
- the spoVE gene encoding stage V sporulation protein E, which translates into the protein MPKVRSAPDVWLVGAIALILSLGLVMVYSASAVRAFQEFGDPYYFVKRQAIFAVLGIGAMIFTMNADYHVWKKYAKPVLLICFGLLVLVLIPGVGVVRGGARSWLGISSFGIQPSEFMKLGMILFLAKLLSDNQQRITLFAKGLLPPLALMGTAFGMIMLQPDLGTGSVMMGASLLVLFVAGARLKHLGGLAMIGAAGFVGLILAAPYRLKRITSFLDPWQDPLGAGYQIIQSLYAIAPGGLVGLGLGMSRQKYSYLPEPQTDFIFSILAEELGFIGGGALIFLFLILVWRGMRAAIYAPDTFGSLLAAGITGIVAVQVLINIGVVIGLMPVTGITLPLVSYGGSSLTLLLTALGILLNISRYSR